The sequence CAAAATGAAGGCTACAGTTCAAATTATGAATTTGGTGCAAAAtttctaaatataatttaaatatattcatACAAAATACACAAATACATACTCCAAAGTGGTTGCTTTACTTTTTTGCAAAGTTTTGGCTCATGACTACTGATTTAAGACAATATGGCCACACTTCTCCTTACCCCAGCACCTGAATTGACATTGTCTAAACTTGACCATTTCTTTATGCCATTCTTGGCAATTTCAGCAGATATTTTATCTTCCATGACTCGTGACATTGCTTCTAATTTTTGTGCTCTCTCCTTACTCAGTGGTTCACTGGGAAAAGCAAGGTCATTTGCCTCCGCAAGTGTGCGTAGATCAAAATAGTATTTGGCATACACACTAGATGGAACATTGATATTGAACTGCAGCATTTCAAGAAACTGTCTCTCCAACTCATTCATATCTTCTACTGTTATGTCTTTTAGAATTTGGCAGTAATCTACATTCCAGACTGCCTGGTCATCCCACACCTTACTCGCCAACAATATGGCTCCTAAAACTATTCTTTTCCAGTTGGATGGTGCAATATCTAATTCAGCACAGATGAGGAGGCGCTCCAAGTAGACGAGTGTGATGATGGCGCATTCTGCTGTTAGTTGTGCAGCATTAAATAAAGTTCTTACAAACTTATATATCTGTTTGTGCTCAGGATTATATTTATCATAGTCATCACTCACCCCTTCCTTGCTCAATGGATGCAGTTTTTCATCAAAAATGTCGTGTCTTCGTTCCGATGTTCTATTCTTGATATGGTAATAGATGGCCAAGGCGACACACTTCACAGTATTCTTCAAATTAGGTTGTGACACAGTACTATCATCTAAATAGATAGTAGAACAAGAACTGCTTTTTTTGAGTTTGTTGTCTGCAATCTGATGTTGGCTGCGCTTTCTGGTGATGCCGTTCTCTATAGACGCCTTAGACCTCTCCATGAAAATGGTTTTTGCTATAGGATCTTGCGAAGGGTCGATATCGCCGTCATCAGGCTCGCGCTCGCTGATGTGCTGGATATTATTAGAACTGACCTCGCCCTCGGGCAGGTAGTCTTCCAGTTTCACGACGTCCTTCCGGATCGGCGAAGGGCTCCGGTAACAACAGCAACTATTTTGGTTACCCATCTTCGAATGCAAATTAGGAGCGCTAAAGATAAGTCGTTATCATTCTACAAGCACAGCCAGTGTCTGAACGCGCGTAAATAGCGTGCCGAGTCACTAGAATCACAAAAAAGGCCCATAGTATCTGAAACAAATATGTACCATCAATTCTATACGTTCTAGCGAAATGAATATTCATACAGTTATCACGTGTGGCATATATTACATCAAGCAACGATTAAAGTTAGGTACCTCGACAATTGTGATCAATATTAGTCACATTTCACTGAAATGCAAAAAATAATAGAAGAGAAAATATATCATTCACTATATTGGAGGTTCGATTCTCTCCATTTGACAGAACTCAAACGTCATTAAATTTGTTGCTGGGCGTTTTTTTACCGTGCTTGCTTTTTCTAAAAGAAATCATGTTGTTCATGGTTCTTCAGGATGCGCATTGCTGGCaatattttaatcatttttttttttttttttttaatttattgggagcattggcaacttggccatcagctcaaacatacaatatttaataaaacagaAGAAACAATTAAGTACAGGTATAACAATTACTAtgttaaacataaaagtaaataattgcacatatttaaatgataaacttatgactatttagtaactacacaatacaatgtttaaTCAATAAGAAGTAGTTTCGatcaattaaaaattatttacagagcgccaatagtgtgcataacAAATTCACAAATTACAGGGTACAATTGTGGATATTTTAAAAGAGCCTGTACAGAGTTTGGCAGAACTTGAAAACCCGTATCCATGCACATGGCAACAAATAACAACCTCTGCAAATTAAATGAAGAACAGTTAAAGAAAATGTGGTCAAgattacacaaattaaaattacaatatggACAAGCAGCGGAATCACTTAATTTTAATCGGAAAAGATGTGCTGGAAAACGAGCATGACCAATTCGCAATCTACATATAGTTGTAATAAATCTCCTTTCTATATATTTTCTTTGATATTCAAACCACGACTTGGTGCTGGGAGCCTGGACTATTTCGGCTAGCCATTTGCCTTTAACTTCTTTGGATTTAGACCACGAGTTATTCCAACGTCTAATCATAAGTTCTCTAACAAAAGGAACTAAATCGGTATAAGGtacttttaaattacaaacttgAATATTTTCAGAAGATTTGGCTAGCGTGTCTACAAGCTCGTTACCAAAAATTCCTGAATGTCCAGGAACCCAGCAAAATTCAACAATTATATTTCTATCTATTAAAGAACTTAAACAGCTTCTTaacttataaattaaatagttaACAGTTGCACTTAGACATTTATTTTTAAGAGCTTGTAAAGCGCTCATGGAATCAGATAGAATTAAAAAtttggttttatttaaataattatcgtTAATATGCTCTAAAGCGTAAATTATGCCTAATACTTCAGCCGAAAATACAGAAAAGTAACTACTACATTCAAACACTTTTCCTAAGTTCAAAAAAGAATCATAAAACGCAAAACTGGTCCTATCTTTAGTCTTTGATCCATCTGTATATAGTTTAATAAAATCAGTCTTCATATCAAGAAACTCCAAGAAGTCATATTTTGATTCAAATTTGATGAGTTCAACAACCACGTCTCGCATGCTATCATAGTATTCATGTTCAAAACAGGGAAGCAAATGCGACCAATACACTATATCTTggaattcaaaatttaaatacgtTATAACTCCACTTATGGAAGAAGAATTAGTAAGCGGTACtaaattataatttggtatGTTGACATAGGTCAAGTATCTATAAGCTACTTCATTATCACGACTAACTAACTTAAGGCCATATTTATCAGTAATATAAGATCTACGTATAAATAGAGGCACAATGCCAGCCTCTATCTCCAGAGAATTAATTGGAGATGACATCATAGCTCCAGTAATAATTCGTAGCGCCCTATTTTGAATAATATCTAATTTCCTTAAAAGGTGGATATTCGCATCAGCAAAAAACATACAACCATAATCAAAATTACTTCTAATAGCTGCGATATATATAGTCTTAAGAACCTTAGGGTCTGCTCCCCATTTTACTCCTGTTAACGACTTCAATATATTTAAACCTAGTTCGGCTCTTTTAGAAATAGTATCAATATGAGTTTTCCACGAAAGATCATAATCAAGAAATAGGCCAACGTATTTGacagaagactgagcaggaataACGCTAGAATTATATAAAACTTGAGGGTAATGCAAGCCATTTTGAGAAAAGAGAATTACAGAACTTTTGGAAACATTAACTTCAAGTTTTAGTGAATTTGTTAATATGTTATGAATACTACGCAGACAGTCGTTCATAAtagattcaccaacttttatATCATTACAGTTTACATATAAAACCAAATCATCTGCATAAAATAAGTGCTTAACAGAATGCGGAATTTCTTTCATAAAACAAACCAAACTTAGTATAAATGTAAGAGGAGATAATACAGAGCCTTGAGGAGTACCCTTTGTAGAAACTTTAGAACCTATTAAAGTAGATCGAATTTTTAAAGTTAGAGATCttttattaagaaaattaaATAACCAACGTAAAATATGCCCAGGAAACCCCAATATAGATAAACTTTTAATAAGATATGCGTGATCAATGTTGTCAAATGCCCCTTTAATATCTAAAAAAACAGCTAATGTATACTGATTAGATCGAAAGTTATTCTTAACATCGCCAATTAAACAACTTAAGTTATCTATTGTACTTTTACCTTTCCGAAAACCGTATTGAGTACTTGGAATAAGTTTGCTGTTTTCCGTAAACCACTCTAGTCTATTTTTTAACATTGTTTCAAAAACTTTCGCGAAACAGGATGTTAAGGAAATAGGTCTATATGACTCAACGCAATTAGGATCCTTATAGGGTTTGAGAATTGGAACAACGTGTTGTGTTTTCCAAGTTGGAGGAATACAATTATTTTGCCATAAATCATTCAATATTTGCAATAACACTTCTTTGGCGTGATTAGGTAAGTTTTTGATGACACTGTAAGAAATGAAATCAGGCCCAGGTGatgtatcttttttattttctagtGCAGCTAAAAACTCATTAAAAGAAAAGTTGTTAACCATCCATTGAGCCTCCGGGAGGCCACAATTCTCAAAGTACTCATTAAGGTCACCATTTGATATATGATTATCGTCTGAAGCAATCCTGTCTAAAAACAGTGTCGAATTATCTGGATTTTGAAACAGATTTGAAGATGATGAAACTAAATTAAGTTTTGCATGCTTGAATCGGCGTATGTGATCCCAAATAATTTTACTCGATGTCATGCGATTAAAGGAAGAACAAAGATTAGACCAACACTCTCGTTTAATTtcaaatagttttcttttcttAAAGGCATctaattttttatataaaatgtagTTTTCTACAGATGGATATTTTTTGTATGATTGTAAGGCTATTTTGGCTCGTAAAACTACACATTCACATTCTTCATTCCACCAAGGAGtagcttttaaatttttattaaactGGTAACATTTTTTAGAAAACGTCATTAATATGTCATGTAAAATACTCAAATACTTCGTATAATTTTCTAGAGGGTTATCTACAAACTGAAAAGCTTCATATTCAACATCACATAACTTTTTAAACTTGGCCCAGTCAATCTTTTTGAAATTTACATTAGCTAGTGAATTATCTTGGCGAAGATTAATACCCGGACTCTTAGATATTGGAGTAGGCGAGTCAAAAACTACACCAATGAGCAGAGGGAAGTGATTACTACTAAGAAGATCATCAAGAACAGATACCGAACAACTAGAGCTAAGAGCTCGGGATGCGAATACTAAATCCAAAACATTACCTTGTTGGCCAAACGGAGCAAAAGTCGTGATCGTGCCGTCATTTAAACAAACAAAATCAGAATTTTCTATAAAAGCATGAAGAGCCTTACCTCTTCCATCATTTTTTACTCTTGAACTCCAGGAGGAGTGATGTGCGTTGAAGTCACCTATTATGAGACGGTTATTGCTTACAAATTTTGAACACGAATCTTTTAATAAATCTATACTAAACTTACCATTTGGAGGTGGAGGTGCATATACACACAACAAATCtagaaaaaaattattaatgtcAACAGTAATTAGAATATTTTGGAAATGGTACTGTGATGAAGTGTTGACAACACTAAACCTGAGTTTGGAACGGATAGCAATTGCAACACCACTGTGGGGATGGTTAGAGTCTCTTCTAATGACAGTAAACCCAGGCAATTTTATAACTTTGCTAGGTGACAGCCAAGTTTCATTAATTAGTATGATGTCAACACTCTCATTACAGTTATGTAAAAAATGTATTAACTGACCTAATTTAGGAAATAGACTTCTGGAGTTCCAATGAAGTATTTTTAATTCTTTAAAACCTAACCTATCCATAATTTAAGTTGTGAAACTTGTTAAAAGCTGTTCTTTTACCATTTGGGAGGTTATAGGGATAGGACCAGAGGAAGTATTATTGATTTCTTTTTTCTTCAATAACTCTACAATTGTTTTGGTAATTGCATTAAGAACAATATCAGAGTTCAGGATATCAGCAATCACAGCACGTCCTTGAGGAGTCTTAGCAGGTGGTTTTTGCATCTTACTATTTGAGGTATTATTGGTATTGTTTTTAGGTGTAACAGCTACTGCAGCTGCCGTAGCATAAGAGAATTTGCCACTGATCTTGTTCTTAATTTGAGCAATTTTTTCCGCCTTTACCGTACAAGAATATGAAACTGCCGAATGGGGTCCACTACAGTTTGAGCACTTGAAGTCAGAAGGTGTGGGACATTCCTTGTAAAAATGTCCTGCCGAACAAATGGAACAAACTTGTGAACTTTTGCAAGCTCCACTACCGTGATTAAATTTGTAGCATCTGAAGCACTGCAGCAGTGGCCTGATGTACTCCTGTACAGGCATCCAGATGTGATCATAGATGACGTGGTCGGGTCTAGTTGCAGCCATAAATGTCACCAGAACAGTCGGAAGCGGTTTATATTGACCATTTTCTTGTTTTTTGGCAAATCGCTTCACACCGAGAACCATGCAGTCTGCTTTTAGTTCGTCAAGTAATGTCTCCTCACTGAGATCAACGGGAGCACGAATTATTCCTTGGCATTCAATACTATCGTAGGGGATTGTTGCCTTCCAGTTGTTGGCTTGTAATAGAGCATTGTTCAATAAAAATGCATTAGCATCTTTGGCACAACCAAAATAAACTTTTACATAAAAGTTACCCGCTGCTTTAACATACTGAACTCCAGTGACTTCTTTTAGTATCCTATTAACTTTGAGGATGTCCATGGGAATTTTATGCGTGGCCTCATTGGCATCGGACTGTAATAGAATGGCATATTCCTTTTTGGTCAGGTCTTCGTATATAGGATTGTGATCTTTGAAAAGACCACGCCTGCTTCGTATGTGGGTCATTTTTTGTTTACGTGATGTGCACGTATCATCAGAATCCGGTGTTTCtctgtttttctttctttttgaagAAACTTTGGCGGTGTCTGTTTCCATGGGGGAGGGGCCGCCGCCCGCACCCCCGTTTCCCGGGCTCATCAAAGGTTTATTTCAAGAATTTCAATTTGTAGTtagttttaatgaaaaagaTGACAAAATTATGTAGGTTTTGCTAGTAAAAAAGGACTTAAAACCCAATTaatgaaaaattttcaaaaaagccGCCTTGCTGTTTCGGATTCCCGCCCTTTTTTCACCCAATATTTTAATCATCATCCTACCATAGACGAGTAACAAGATGGCGTATACTTGAATTTCCGGTGGCGGCCATTCGTTGAGAAAGAAGCGACATTGTGAGATTGTTTGAAGTTGATAATTAGTGAATTTAAAGAGTCTTAGACACCGGTATTTGTCTTAATCTATttaaatagtgtaataatataaTAGTAAAATATTTGTAGTGTATACAGAGTACTGTTTTTGGTACGATGCGTCGTAAAAGTGAGCGTACAGCTAGCAAGAAAGCAAAGCCTTCTCCCGAGAAAAAAACAGCGGAAAAGGCAAAAAAGACCAGAACATCTAGGCGACGTAAGCAGTCTAATTCATCTGAAGAATCCGGGGAGGATGCTAGCCCAGTTCGAGAAGCAGAAGCGACCCCCGTAGTAGAGCAGGAAACGAAACCTCCACAGACCCCTACTAAAGAAAAGGAAGTTTCACCAGAAGACGCACACGAAGTGTGGCATGTAAAAGCAGCAGAGACTCCCAGCGATACGGGGGAAAtacaaaaattgaaaatatgtcTAACTCGGCCTCCGTCGACCCCCGAGCGAGTGGACAGATCACCGCGCAGTCGAAGGAAGCACTCCCGTGCTACTAGTTCCAGTGATACACCGAGTGTTGAGGGTGTCGAGGACCGTAAGAAGAGTAAGCATCGCTCCAAACGCTCTGCGCGAGAATCTAAGGATGAGTCTGAGAAGAACCAAGATAGCCAAGGTGATGAAGCTGATTCAGAGACACCATCAGAATCTAAAAATCGTAAAATTTCACAGAGTAGTGGAGCTGCAGGTGATACTGTTCCTGATGAAACTCCCATGTCCACTACTAGCGAAGATAAAGTGAATGAGTCAGATAATCCTACAGCTAGTGATCAATCACATACTGAGGTACATTCTAAAGAGTCTGATGCTGAAGGGAAGACTTCTGATGCTGATACAACAGTAGCATCACCACGGGATGAAGCTAAAGGAAACCAGCTGGAAGATAGTAAACAATGTGATAAGAAAAATTCACCTAAAAGTGAATCAACAGAAACATCCCAGGAATCGGATAAAGCTGATGAACGGAAAGTAACAACACAGTCAACAGAAAGCAAAGCTGACAAGACTGAGACACAGGAGCAATCTGATGGGTCACAAGAAAAGGAGGAGACACCGAGCGAGCATGAGGTAAGTAAAAGTGAAGATAGCAGTAATAATAGTAAAAATGAGGAAGCAGAGTCCTCTCAAAATGAAAGTTCTAAAGCTATTAAT is a genomic window of Leguminivora glycinivorella isolate SPB_JAAS2020 chromosome 6, LegGlyc_1.1, whole genome shotgun sequence containing:
- the LOC125227113 gene encoding cyclin-Y-like protein 1 gives rise to the protein MGNQNSCCCYRSPSPIRKDVVKLEDYLPEGEVSSNNIQHISEREPDDGDIDPSQDPIAKTIFMERSKASIENGITRKRSQHQIADNKLKKSSSCSTIYLDDSTVSQPNLKNTVKCVALAIYYHIKNRTSERRHDIFDEKLHPLSKEGVSDDYDKYNPEHKQIYKFVRTLFNAAQLTAECAIITLVYLERLLICAELDIAPSNWKRIVLGAILLASKVWDDQAVWNVDYCQILKDITVEDMNELERQFLEMLQFNINVPSSVYAKYYFDLRTLAEANDLAFPSEPLSKERAQKLEAMSRVMEDKISAEIAKNGIKKWSSLDNVNSGAGVRRSVAILS